The Lactuca sativa cultivar Salinas chromosome 2, Lsat_Salinas_v11, whole genome shotgun sequence genome includes the window tacaaatatattgCAGATGaaacatggatagatgaaatagttggtgtgtgatgaaataaaatgatgagagataggtgatgatagaaaggtggtgataattaggtaaatagatgacgatgaatatgtgatgtaggatgaaaggagataccataaccttaaccagcaatgtggcgatgtagtcatctaccagagtatagatggcgaccacagactattctagacaacctagtggaaacaccagcaggcccataacctgtaggtgatgaattacgagttcagacgatgttgtaactacgtattcatgcgatgatactctaaccccttactatggaTTACGAGTTcaaacgatgttgtaactacatattcatgggatgtcacaaatttcgcatgccaaaccaatggtcataattcacatcagtgagaatggttcatatttttgtaaaaccaaaatcagattggaaattttgattttttattttggaaaatgtcaaaccattggttttttattttggttttggttttttgttttttttaaatatattttcagggttttgttttgtttttttatttcatagatttcttcatcaacaaatgttgttacaatttaacaaaaataaatattttgctaaaacataatacaagaggaggtttgttcacatttagtcattgaactttttagagggaaacgaactttcgattttgttcatatttagtcactaaactttttttcgttatctatttgtcattgaactattgaaactgttcacattttacccaacagccggtcataagggtaaaatgtgaacagtttcaatagttcaatgacaaatagataacgaaaaaaagtttagtgactaaatgtgataaAAGtcaaaagttcgttaccctttcaagtcattatccctaataaatatgatgatgtttgtatttttttaGAATATAAGTTAGTATACTTGGATATAATTCAACCCTTGTGTGGTTGTATTTTTCCAGAATATGGATTATTCGTTCTTCAATTGATAAAGAATCAACATTCCTGAAAGCAGCCTATATTCTGTTACGATGTTATGCATTTTCTTCTGTTATAAAGTTCATATAATTACAAATATGTAACTCTTATGAGAATGAAAGAACGAAAGAGAAAATTATATAACATACAAATCTAGACTGCGAAGCCCAACAATTAGCACAAGAAGGAGATATAAATTAAAGGAGACAAAAACAAAATACCATAGCCACGGAACACAGAAATTTATCACAGGAATTTGGCTTCTAATTGATAAACATTTAATGAGAACATCATCAAGATAAAGAAATAATGACTTATAGCTCAAATGATTTGAGAGCCTCTTTATATGGTGAAGTCCTAGTAAATCCTTTCAAGTCAAGATACAACTTCTGAAACTTGTTCTTAAAGATAATCCTGAATGCCATGTAtcgttacaaaaaaaaaaaaaataataataataataataataataataaataaataaaataatttttttgttgcAACAGAACACCTAATTATAACCGGCACATAATACGTATTACATGCCAATAAAATCCAAATGGGCAAATCCTCAGAAGATATTGAAGGGGTTTCAGGAAACAATTAAACAAAATCATATATCATCACGCACCCAGATTTGGTAGGCGATCGTTCCATTCCATAGGGGTTGCAGCCGTCTCCCCCCTTACTTTTCCTTTGGAAAATGGAGCATCGCTGTAGCATTCCCTAATCTCTCTTTCCTTTGAAAAATCTTTTGATTCTGATTTCCCTTTTCCAGATAACACAAAATCAAAACCGGCCTTCGATCTTTCTGACCCATTTTCCGATCAGAGAAAAAAAAGTAGGGTTTTGATTTGTAGAGGATTTTGAGATGGACCCAATCGCCGTTGACAACATAATCGAACGGCTAACTGAAGTTCGATCGACTAAATCAGGGAAGTTGGTTCAGCTTTCGGAGGCTGAAATCAAGCAGCTTTGTGCTGCCTCTCGCGAAATTTTCATCAAACAACCTAATCTTCTTGAGCTTGAAGCCCCTATCAAGATTTGCGGTACTCTTGAATCGATTTCTCCCATCCCATGCATTAGTATTTAATaaagatttttgttttgttttgtttgtttaacCTAAGTGTATCAGATTTGTTTAATGTATTGATTTCGTTTCATGTAATTGCCCAGCCGATTCTGCAAATTACGATGACATCTGAAAGTACAGAACTTGAGGTTTCAACTTACAATTTCTGAAGTGCAATTCCTTTCCCCTCCTCTTTGACATATGGTTTCATCTTTCAGGCGACATTCATGGGCAATACAGTGATCTTTTAAGGCTTTTTGAATATGGAGGCTTTCCACCTCAATCCAATTATCTTTTCCTGGGAGACTATGTGGATCGTGGCAGACAGAGTTTGGAAACAATATGCCTAATGCTTGCTTATAAAATCAGATATCCAGAGAACTTTTTTCTTCTTCGGGGAAACCATGAATGTGCTTCCATAAATAGAATTTATGGGTTTTATGATGAATGCAAGCGTCGGTTCAATGTGAAGCTATGGAAAGCTTTTACAGAATGCTTTAATTGTCTACCCGTTGCTGCTCTTATTGATGACAAGATATTGTGCATGCATGGAGGCCTCTCCCCTGATCTTTCTGACTTGGATCAAATTAGAAACTTGCAACGACCAACTGCTATCCCAGATACAGGGCTACTTTGTGATTTACTATGGTCAGATCCTAGCAAAGATGTTAAAGGATGGGGGATGAATGATCGAGGGGTTTCTTATACCTTTGGTGCTGATAAGGTTTCAGAGTTTTTAACAAAGCATGATCTTGATCTTGTGTGTCGTGCTCATCAGGTTATTCACTCTCTTTTTGCATTGGCTTTGTTGTTTTAAGTTTTGCTTTTTACTCCATCTTGATCTCTAGTGTTTTATCATTAGTCAATGTCTAAAGTACATGACAAAAACAGTGAACTATATGAATTCAAGTCAATGTCATATTTCTTTTTGCAACGATGACAACAGACAAATAAATGATTATATCTTTGAAACTTACTATAAAAGAAAGTTCAACTTTCCAAAATGGAAAGTGTCGAGCTTTAACAAAATGTTAAAATCCTATCATATGTTTATCGTgtcacacatacacatagatgaTGATATAACTAATGTGCATCGAGTGATTGTACCATACAAGTTTACCATGCACATCAGCACTTGAACCCATCTCTATTCAGTTTGTGATGATATTACAACTCCATCTCTAAAATCAAActactacttttttttttttttttttttttttttttttttttttttcatttagagTTGATGTAACATACTAATGGATCTTGTTAGTCTTATACCAGTCTATACTTGAAAAGATTTCTAGCATATAGGATTTCTATAGACATTCAAACCATAAATGAATAAAGGTCACCTTGGAATAACTTCCTACTTCATTAACTCACCATCAACATAACTTATTCAGGCTTTAACAACATATGCTTCAAGGAACATATTCTACTCTTACTTTTATTATCTGACAtatgtgattatagaaagttctTCCTTATTATAACTAATAACTTAAGCAACCATGTTATGCAGGTTGTGGAAGATGGTTATGAATTCTTTGCAGATAGACAACTTGTAACGATATTCTCAGCCCCAAATTACTGTGGTGAATTTGATAATGCAGGTGCAATGATGAGTGTCAATGAAAATCTCTTGTGCTCTTTCCAAATCCTCAAACCAGTTGAGAAGAAAGACAAGTTCTTAAATGTCCACTAAAATCTATAGCTTCTCAAGGTCCAACAATCAATCTAAAAATTTTTCAAACTCAAACACCTTAATCAAAACTTATAATTCAATTACACACTAATCTTCTTCTCACTCTAGTATTCATTCTTCTGCAGCCGAAGAACATTCATTGACTTGAAAGAAGTAAATTTCTCTTGTTTTTTCCAGGGACTTAGAGGAAGAAGAATCTGTATATATTTTTTAGTAGTTTGGTCATATTATGATTATAATGTTTAATGGGTCCAAGACGATTTGTAATTTAAGATGATAAATCAATCTAATCACCGATTGATTTCACATAACTCAATATTTGTTATTAATATGATAAGAACAAAATCCAGCTACATCATTTTATCATTTATCACTTATCACTTGGAGCTTATATTCTTACATTTTCTGCACACTCTTGTAAGAATGcctttttgcaagtataacataAACACCAAAATTCAACCCAGTCATGGCTGCCAACAGCCAATAAAACTTATCCAAACGACTGCTATTCAGATCTTTTCCAAACCAACTTTTCCCGTTTTTTTCAGTAACATGGTTCACAACAGTTATCAGAAAGCTGCTTATAAAGCTTCCAACACCAATCACACTTAAATATAACGCGATTCCCAAGCTTCTCATTGAGTCTGGAACTTGATCATAGAAAAATTCTTGTAAACCCACAAGTGCAAACCCATCTGCTATCCCCAGAATCAAGAACTGAGGAGATAACCAAAACACACTCATGGAAAGAAACCTTTTGTTGCCTCCTTTTTCTTTCTCTGCAACTATTAGCCTCTGTTTCTCCACAATTGCTGCAACAGCCAGACCTAGAATGGTAATAACCATTCCGATTCCGACTCTTTGGAGGATTGTAATCCCTCTTTCCTTTCCAGTCACCCTCCTCAGAATCGGAAGCATGATTTTCTCATAGAATACAACACACAACAACATTCCAACGGCAGCAAGAGAGGCAACGGTTGCTGGTGGGATCTCAAACTTTTTACCAATCATTCGGTTCATTGTGCTGCTTTGTTTCACAAAGAAAGTTGTAGGTTGTGCAATACACACACCAAACTGTAATGTAGTCAACCAAATCGGAATCATGTTGACTATAAGTTTTGTCTCTTCAACTTTTGTCACTGTGGTTAGTTTCCAATGAGATGCTGCTTCGGGTGTCTCGTTATCTTGAATAATACATGCTTTATCAAGAAACCTGAGTTTATTCGTATGATTTAGTGATCTTCCCGAGTTTGGGACTTCATATAACAAATCCGGGGTGGAAGGGTGAGGTAGGTTTCTCTTGATAAATGCTGCAACAAGAACTTGTAAAATTGGTGTTAATGGGCTGCCTTGTGGGGCCCGGTATCGGTAAAATGGCTTCCCAAGAATGAATATGATGATGGTTAAGGCCATGGTGATAGTAAGAATGATGTTTGAGAATCCCCAGCTGATGTTATCTTGGAGATACACCAACACTGTTACTGCTAGAAGAAGTCCAGAGCATAAAGCTGCATTCCACCAGTTGAAAAAAGACATCTTTCCTTTACGTTCTTCAAGATTATCATCATCAAACTGATCAGCTCCAAAGCTTTCTAATGAGGGTTTGTGGCCACCTGATCCTAGAGAGAGTAAGTAGATTCCTGCGAAGAAGACGACTTCATGAACCTTTCCTTTGGATGGCTTCAAGCTTGGTATGAATTGGGACATGGTGAGTATTCCTAAACCCTGCAAtaatcaatacataaacataccAGATCAAGTGATTTGATATTTGAATTGAAGTTGATTAATTAGGGAAGATGTTATATATATACCATGAGATAGACAATGGAGGAAAGCAAGATCATGAGGAATCTGCCAGCATATGCATCAGCAAGGAAGGCACCAAGCAAAGGTGTGATGGTTGTGACTCCAGCCCAGTTGTTGACATTTTTGGCTGCAGTTGTGAGATCTTCATGGATCACTTTTGTGAGGTAGGTGATGAGATTTGTTGCTATGGCAAAGTAGCTTAGTCTCTCAGTGAATTCGATCGCTTAAAGGAAAGAAATACAAGTAAAAATAGTGTAAGAATGGCATATATTTGATGCATTGAAACTTGTATATTGCCTATTTTTATATCGTATTTGCTTGAAAAGTGATACGGTCATGTT containing:
- the LOC111912282 gene encoding serine/threonine-protein phosphatase PP1 isozyme 3 isoform X2, yielding MTSESDIHGQYSDLLRLFEYGGFPPQSNYLFLGDYVDRGRQSLETICLMLAYKIRYPENFFLLRGNHECASINRIYGFYDECKRRFNVKLWKAFTECFNCLPVAALIDDKILCMHGGLSPDLSDLDQIRNLQRPTAIPDTGLLCDLLWSDPSKDVKGWGMNDRGVSYTFGADKVSEFLTKHDLDLVCRAHQVVEDGYEFFADRQLVTIFSAPNYCGEFDNAGAMMSVNENLLCSFQILKPVEKKDKFLNVH
- the LOC111912281 gene encoding protein NRT1/ PTR FAMILY 5.6, which gives rise to MALQPEEQQNSVEDAKDMMFVCDSSLDHKGRLPLRSSTGTWKAAFFIIAIEFTERLSYFAIATNLITYLTKVIHEDLTTAAKNVNNWAGVTTITPLLGAFLADAYAGRFLMILLSSIVYLMGLGILTMSQFIPSLKPSKGKVHEVVFFAGIYLLSLGSGGHKPSLESFGADQFDDDNLEERKGKMSFFNWWNAALCSGLLLAVTVLVYLQDNISWGFSNIILTITMALTIIIFILGKPFYRYRAPQGSPLTPILQVLVAAFIKRNLPHPSTPDLLYEVPNSGRSLNHTNKLRFLDKACIIQDNETPEAASHWKLTTVTKVEETKLIVNMIPIWLTTLQFGVCIAQPTTFFVKQSSTMNRMIGKKFEIPPATVASLAAVGMLLCVVFYEKIMLPILRRVTGKERGITILQRVGIGMVITILGLAVAAIVEKQRLIVAEKEKGGNKRFLSMSVFWLSPQFLILGIADGFALVGLQEFFYDQVPDSMRSLGIALYLSVIGVGSFISSFLITVVNHVTEKNGKSWFGKDLNSSRLDKFYWLLAAMTGLNFGVYVILAKRHSYKSVQKM
- the LOC111912282 gene encoding serine/threonine-protein phosphatase PP1 isozyme 3 isoform X1 — encoded protein: MDPIAVDNIIERLTEVRSTKSGKLVQLSEAEIKQLCAASREIFIKQPNLLELEAPIKICGDIHGQYSDLLRLFEYGGFPPQSNYLFLGDYVDRGRQSLETICLMLAYKIRYPENFFLLRGNHECASINRIYGFYDECKRRFNVKLWKAFTECFNCLPVAALIDDKILCMHGGLSPDLSDLDQIRNLQRPTAIPDTGLLCDLLWSDPSKDVKGWGMNDRGVSYTFGADKVSEFLTKHDLDLVCRAHQVVEDGYEFFADRQLVTIFSAPNYCGEFDNAGAMMSVNENLLCSFQILKPVEKKDKFLNVH